AACTGCAACCCATACGTGCTATCCACAAAGCCCGTAATCAACAGAATCGACCCCATCGCAAGGAAAATATCCTCACCAAAAAACAACCCAACATTGTCCGCCGAAGCAGCAAAAGAGCGAATCTTCTCCCGCATCGCCCCATTCACAAACCCATACTTACGCTGCGCCGCACCCTCAGCCATCGGCGCGACAATCGGCCGCACCGCCTGCGCAGGACCACCAATCGAATTCAACCCCAACGCCGCCGACACCTGACGAATCGCCAAATACACCGCCAACAAACGCCCCACCGTCATCCCCCGCAAACGCCCCATCAAAACCCGCGCCTGATCCTGCAACCCCATACGCTCCACCAACCCGATCACCGGCAACGCAATCACAAAAATCGTCACCTGACGCGAACCAGCAAACCCCGACCCAAACGCCTCCACAATCCGCACCGGACTCATCCCCGCAACCACGCCAGCCACCACCCCAGCAGCAGTCACCACCAACATCGAATTCACCCGCAAAGCAAAACCAACCACCACCACAACAACCGCAACCAAAACCCACATACAGCAACACCTCAACCCAAAAAGGAAACCGGACACCCCACCCCACACAGACACCGCACAAACCCCGACGCCTGCCCGGACCCTACGAGCTCAACACCCCGCTGCCAAGCCCCCAACACCACCGAAAAACACCGCACACCAAAAAACTCACCTATTGACAACACATAACGGTGATAAACAATGTGCCCATGCCGAACCAACCCACCACCATCGACCTCAACGCCGATCTCGGCGAATCCTACGGACACTGGAGGCTCGGCAACGACACCGCCCTACTCAACATCGTCACATCCGCCAACGTCGCATGCGGCTTCCACGCCGGAGACCCCACCACACTCCTAACCACACTCACCAACGCAGCTCACCACGGCATTAGCGTCGGCGCACAAGTCTCCTACAACGACCTCCCCGGCTTCGGACGCCGCTTCATCGACGTCCCACCCACCGACCTCAAAGCCGACATCCTCTACCAAATCAGCGCCCTCGACGGCCTCGCCCGCACCGCCGGCACCCACCTGTCCTACGTCAAACCCCACGGCGCCCTCTACAACGCCATCGTCCACCACGAACCACAAGCCCGCGCCGTCATCGACGCCCTCACCGCCTACCCCCCTGCCCCTACTCACCCTCCCCGGATCTATCGCCAACCACATCGCCCAATCCGAAGGCATCACCACCTACCACGAAGCATTCGCCGACCGCGCCTACACCAACGAAGGCACCCTCGTACCCCGCACCCACCCACACGCCCTCCTACACGACCCCCACCACATCGCCGAACGCATCACCCACCTAGCCACCACCGGAACCATCACCAGCATCGACGGCACCAACATCCACATCAACCCCCACTCCATCTGCATCCACGGCGACACCCCCAACGCCGTCACCATCGCCACCCACATCCGCACCCACCTCGAACAAGCCGGAATCACCCTGCAACCCTTCACCACCAACCACCCATGAAAGCCACACTCCACCCCGTCGGCGACCGCGCCATCCTCATCGACCTACCCGACGAACACACACGCCGCGCCCTCGACACCGAACTACGCCAACGCCGCACCCACGGATGGCTCAACAACACCATCATCGAACAAATCCCAGCCGCCCAAACCATCCTCCTCCGCCTAGCCACCCCCACCGACACCGCCGCCCTCGCCACCGAACTGCGCCACCTCCTCCCCACCCTCACCCCCACCAACCACACCACCACCGAAACAACCACCACCGAAACAACCATCCCAGTCACCTACAACGGCGAAGACCTCCACACCCTGGCCCACCACCTAAACACCACCCCCACCGAACTCATCACCTGGCACACCCACCGCCCCTGGACCGTCGACTTCTGCGGATTCATGCCCGGATTCGCCTACCTCACCCGCCAACCAGACCCCAACAACCACCTCGACACCACCCCCATACCCCGCCACCACACCCCCCGCACCCGCATCCCCGCCGGATCCGTAGCCCTCGCCGCACACTGGAGCGCCATCTACCCCCACCCCTCCCCTGGCGGCTGGCAACTCATCGGACACACCACCCACCCCATCTGGAACATCCACACCACCCCACCAACAACCCTGCGCCCAGGACAACACATCCGCTTCCAGGAAACCCGATGAGAACCATCACCATCACTCACCCCGGCCCCCAATCCACCCTCCAAGACCTCGGCCGCCCCGGCCACGCCGACATCGGCATCCCCCACAGCGGC
This region of Dermatophilus congolensis genomic DNA includes:
- a CDS encoding DUF969 domain-containing protein; its protein translation is MWVLVAVVVVVVGFALRVNSMLVVTAAGVVAGVVAGMSPVRIVEAFGSGFAGSRQVTIFVIALPVIGLVERMGLQDQARVLMGRLRGMTVGRLLAVYLAIRQVSAALGLNSIGGPAQAVRPIVAPMAEGAAQRKYGFVNGAMREKIRSFAASADNVGLFFGEDIFLAMGSILLITGFVDSTYGLQLDALEIALWAIPTGLCALVIHGFRMLRFDRQVSALAQSGADSVDSEGGR
- a CDS encoding 5-oxoprolinase subunit B family protein gives rise to the protein MKATLHPVGDRAILIDLPDEHTRRALDTELRQRRTHGWLNNTIIEQIPAAQTILLRLATPTDTAALATELRHLLPTLTPTNHTTTETTTTETTIPVTYNGEDLHTLAHHLNTTPTELITWHTHRPWTVDFCGFMPGFAYLTRQPDPNNHLDTTPIPRHHTPRTRIPAGSVALAAHWSAIYPHPSPGGWQLIGHTTHPIWNIHTTPPTTLRPGQHIRFQETR